One Nostoc sp. CENA543 genomic window, AATGTGAAAATTTATACTTAAATACGGTAGCGATCGCTAGTTGGTTGTTAGATTAGCAAAGAATCTCTAAAATCAAGCAAGTTAGCGGCGATTAACAATGGTATCTACTACTGCACGCTTCTCCGATGTCCAAAACCATTGGGCGCGTCCGTTTATCGAAGCCTTGGCGGAAAGACGCATTTTGAATGGCTATCCTAACGGTACTTTTCGTCCAGATAACTCAGTTACCCGTGCTGAGTTTGCAGCGATAGTTGCAGCTGTCTTTAATGTTCCTGTAAAGCGTCCGTATATCTCTTTTATCGATGTTCCGGCGAATAATTGGGCGGCTGGTGCCATCAAAAAAGCTTACGAAACAGGGTTTCTAACTGGCTACCCTGATAAAACTTTCAGTCCTAGTAATAGAATTGCCCGTGGTGATGTCTTAGTCTCTTTAGTCAATGGCTTGGAGATTGCCAATAAGATTAAACCCGATTTATTAGATAAATTACCGCAAATTTATCAAGATGGGACAAACATTCCTAATTATGGTAAAAATCAAATTGCGATCGCTACTAGTGCAGGTTTAGTTGTTAGCTTCCCCAACATCAAACTACTTAATTACAATATCGCTGCAACTCGCGCAGATGTAGCGGCTATAGTTTACCAAGCTTTAGTTTATCTCGGTAACGCCCCCAAAATTAACTCTACATATCTGGTAGTTCCTCCTGTCACCGCGCCAAGAACCGTCAAAGTCAGTCATCAAAGGGAGTTTCGGGGTGCATGGCTAACAACAGTTTGGAATAGTGACTGGCCTTCCAAAGCCGGACTTTCTGGAACTCAACAACAAACCGAATTAGTCAATACTATCAAGCGACTACAAGAACTCAATTTTAATGCCTTAATTTTACAAGTGCGTCCTGAAGGCGATGCTTTGTACGCTTCTAGTATTGAACCTTGGAGTGCTTGGCTAACAGGAACCCAAGGGAAAGCCCCAGAACCATTTTATGACCCCTTGGAATTTGCGATCGCGGAAGCCCACAAACGCAACATCGAAGTTCACGCCTGGTTCAACCCCTACCGCGCCAAAACCAGCATCAAAGGAACTCCCAACGTCCGACCCCACATAGCTTTAACCAATCCAGAGGTAGTAT contains:
- a CDS encoding family 10 glycosylhydrolase codes for the protein MVSTTARFSDVQNHWARPFIEALAERRILNGYPNGTFRPDNSVTRAEFAAIVAAVFNVPVKRPYISFIDVPANNWAAGAIKKAYETGFLTGYPDKTFSPSNRIARGDVLVSLVNGLEIANKIKPDLLDKLPQIYQDGTNIPNYGKNQIAIATSAGLVVSFPNIKLLNYNIAATRADVAAIVYQALVYLGNAPKINSTYLVVPPVTAPRTVKVSHQREFRGAWLTTVWNSDWPSKAGLSGTQQQTELVNTIKRLQELNFNALILQVRPEGDALYASSIEPWSAWLTGTQGKAPEPFYDPLEFAIAEAHKRNIEVHAWFNPYRAKTSIKGTPNVRPHIALTNPEVVYQWGNQLWMEPGAKVVQDRAYNVIIDVVRRYDIDGVHLDDYFYPYPIQGQSFPDDKTYAAYKSTGGKLSLEDWRRENVNQMVLRLSQGIKATKSYVKFGISPFGIYRPGQPPGISGLDAYNVLYADAKKWLEQGWIDYIAPQLYWRTDQVKQSYSALLQWWTEINPQRRHIYTGNNISLLDGKVWKDEEIDKQVKISRNLVKNLSLGNIFFSMSSITDNRQGIADKFKDSLYATPAIVPAMSWQNQAPPPPPKDLQFNNGRLNWQPGDNQPVRSWTLYRQSGDTWTLQRILSAGTTFATVQPGTYAVCAVDRLANESEGVVITVS